In Silene latifolia isolate original U9 population chromosome 3, ASM4854445v1, whole genome shotgun sequence, a single window of DNA contains:
- the LOC141649669 gene encoding secreted RxLR effector protein 161-like — protein sequence MERIPYASVVGSLNYVQTCTRLDISSAVGMLGRYQSNPGMDHLKATKKVLRYLQGTKELMLTYMRSDHIEVIGYSDSDYVGCVDNRKSTFGYLFLLAEGAISWKSGKQSVIATSTMEAEFVACFEATIHALWLRNFISGLGIIDCIVKPLRIYCDNSAAVFFSKNDKYSKCAKHME from the coding sequence ATGGAGAGAATCCCCTATGCATCTGTGGTTGGGAGTTTGAACTATGTTCAGACATGTACTCGACTAGATATCAGCTCTGCTGTTGGAATGTTGGGTCGGTACCAAAGTAATCCCGGGATGGACCACTTGAAAGCTACGAAGAAGGTCCTTAGGTACTTGCAAGGCACTAAGGAGCTCATGCTTACTTATATGAGATCCGATCATATTGAGGTGATTGGTTATTCAGATTCAGATTATGTCGGATGTGTTGATAATAGAAAATCGACATTTGGCTACTTGTTCCTTTTAGCTGAAGGAGCAATATCATGGAAAAGTGGCAAGCAATCTGTCATTGCTACTTCTACTATGGAAGCCGAATTTGTGGCATGCTTTGAGGCCACTATTCATGCATTGTGGTTGCGAAACTTTATCTCGGGACTTGGGATCATCGATTGTATAGTCAAGCCGCTGAGAATTTATTGTGACAATTCTGCAGCCGTCTTCTTCTCTAAGAACGATAAATACTCCAAGTGTGCTAAGCACATGGAATAA